The proteins below come from a single Haliaeetus albicilla chromosome 22, bHalAlb1.1, whole genome shotgun sequence genomic window:
- the RHBDL1 gene encoding rhomboid-related protein 1 isoform X2 has product MDRSSLLQLIQEQLDPENTGFIGVETFASLVHSHELPLDPAKLDMLVALVQGNDEGQISSKRSSSFKRAIANGQRALPRDVLLDETGLGFYKRFVRYVAYEILPCEMDRRWYFYQHRTCPPPVFMAAVTLTQIIVFLCYGARLNKWVLQTYHPEYMKSPLVYHPGHRARAWRFLTYMFMHVGLEQLGFNALLQLMIGVPLEMVHGILRISFLYLAGVLAGSLTVSITDMRAPLVGGSGGVYALCSAHLANVVMNWAGMRCPYKLLRMVLALVCMSSEVGRAVWLRFSPPLPASGPQPSFMAHLAGAIVGISMGLTILRSYEESLQDQCGWWVLLLSYGTFLLFAVFWNIFAYDLLGAQVPPPP; this is encoded by the exons CTCGATCCCGAAAACACCGGCTTCATCGGGGTGGAGACGTTCGCCAGCCTCGTGCACAGTCATGAGCTGCCCCTGGACCCCGCCAAGCTGGACATGCTGGTGGCCCTGGTGCAGGGCAACGACGAGGGGCAG ATCAGCAGCAAGCGCTCGAGCAGCTTCAAGCGCGCCATCGCCAACGGGCAGCGAGCCCTGCCCCGAGACGTGCTGCTGGATGAGACCGGCCTGGGCTTCTATAAGCGCTTCGTCCGCTACGTGGCCTACGAGATCCTGCCCTGTGAGATGGACCGGCGCTGGTACTTCTACCAGCACCGCACGTGTCCGCCTCCTGTCTTCATGGCAGCTGTCACCCTCACCCAG ATCATCGTGTTTCTCTGCTACGGGGCCCGGCTGAACAAGTGGGTGCTGCAGACCTACCACCCCGAGTACATGAAGAGCCCGCTGGTCTACCACCCCGGGCACCGGGCACGCGCCTGGCGCTTCCTCACCTACATGTTCATGCATGTGGG GTTGGAGCAGCTGGGGTTCAACGCCCTCCTGCAGCTGATGATCGGGGTGCCCCTGGAGATGGTGCACGGCATCCTGCGCATCAGCTTCCTCTACCTGGCCGGTGTCCTGGCAG GCTCCCTCACCGTCTCCATCACGGACATGCGGGCCCCCCTGGtcgggggctcggggggggtcTACGCGCTCTGCTCGGCACACCTCGCCAACGTCGTCATG AACTGGGCCGGGATGCGCTGCCCCTACAAGCTGCTGCGGATGGTGCTGGCGCTGGTGTGCA TGAGCTCGGAGGTGGGTCGCGCCGTCTGGCTCCGCTTTTCCCCGCCATTACCGGCTTCGGGCCCCCAGCCCAGTTTCATGGCCCACCTGGCAGGGGCCATCGTGGGCATCAGCATGGGGCTGACCATCCTGCGCAGCTACGAGGAGAGTCTGCAGGACCAGTGCGGCTGGTGGGTCCTGCTCCTCTCCTACGGCACCTTCCTCCTCTTCGCCGTCTTCTGGAACATCTTTGCCTATGACCTGCTGGGGGCACAGGTCCCCCCCCCACCATAA
- the RHBDL1 gene encoding rhomboid-related protein 1 isoform X1, whose amino-acid sequence MDRSSLLQLIQEQLDPENTGFIGVETFASLVHSHELPLDPAKLDMLVALVQGNDEGQVCYQELVDLISSKRSSSFKRAIANGQRALPRDVLLDETGLGFYKRFVRYVAYEILPCEMDRRWYFYQHRTCPPPVFMAAVTLTQIIVFLCYGARLNKWVLQTYHPEYMKSPLVYHPGHRARAWRFLTYMFMHVGLEQLGFNALLQLMIGVPLEMVHGILRISFLYLAGVLAGSLTVSITDMRAPLVGGSGGVYALCSAHLANVVMNWAGMRCPYKLLRMVLALVCMSSEVGRAVWLRFSPPLPASGPQPSFMAHLAGAIVGISMGLTILRSYEESLQDQCGWWVLLLSYGTFLLFAVFWNIFAYDLLGAQVPPPP is encoded by the exons CTCGATCCCGAAAACACCGGCTTCATCGGGGTGGAGACGTTCGCCAGCCTCGTGCACAGTCATGAGCTGCCCCTGGACCCCGCCAAGCTGGACATGCTGGTGGCCCTGGTGCAGGGCAACGACGAGGGGCAGGTCTGCTATCAGGAGCTGGTAGACCTG ATCAGCAGCAAGCGCTCGAGCAGCTTCAAGCGCGCCATCGCCAACGGGCAGCGAGCCCTGCCCCGAGACGTGCTGCTGGATGAGACCGGCCTGGGCTTCTATAAGCGCTTCGTCCGCTACGTGGCCTACGAGATCCTGCCCTGTGAGATGGACCGGCGCTGGTACTTCTACCAGCACCGCACGTGTCCGCCTCCTGTCTTCATGGCAGCTGTCACCCTCACCCAG ATCATCGTGTTTCTCTGCTACGGGGCCCGGCTGAACAAGTGGGTGCTGCAGACCTACCACCCCGAGTACATGAAGAGCCCGCTGGTCTACCACCCCGGGCACCGGGCACGCGCCTGGCGCTTCCTCACCTACATGTTCATGCATGTGGG GTTGGAGCAGCTGGGGTTCAACGCCCTCCTGCAGCTGATGATCGGGGTGCCCCTGGAGATGGTGCACGGCATCCTGCGCATCAGCTTCCTCTACCTGGCCGGTGTCCTGGCAG GCTCCCTCACCGTCTCCATCACGGACATGCGGGCCCCCCTGGtcgggggctcggggggggtcTACGCGCTCTGCTCGGCACACCTCGCCAACGTCGTCATG AACTGGGCCGGGATGCGCTGCCCCTACAAGCTGCTGCGGATGGTGCTGGCGCTGGTGTGCA TGAGCTCGGAGGTGGGTCGCGCCGTCTGGCTCCGCTTTTCCCCGCCATTACCGGCTTCGGGCCCCCAGCCCAGTTTCATGGCCCACCTGGCAGGGGCCATCGTGGGCATCAGCATGGGGCTGACCATCCTGCGCAGCTACGAGGAGAGTCTGCAGGACCAGTGCGGCTGGTGGGTCCTGCTCCTCTCCTACGGCACCTTCCTCCTCTTCGCCGTCTTCTGGAACATCTTTGCCTATGACCTGCTGGGGGCACAGGTCCCCCCCCCACCATAA